Proteins encoded in a region of the Coffea eugenioides isolate CCC68of chromosome 4, Ceug_1.0, whole genome shotgun sequence genome:
- the LOC113768594 gene encoding transcription factor MYB62-like, protein MCSLSKSTTTSSCSDDDAAGGELRRGPWTVEEDSLLVHYIAAHGEGRWNLLAKRSGLNRTGKSCRLRWLNYLKPDVKRGNLSPEEQLLILELHSKWGNRWSKIAQHLPGRTDNEIKNYWRTRVQKQARHLKIDSNSSEFQELVRRVWIPRLLQKVQGNIAYWDSSEHDNLAEIQAAVSSSLAAKQPQQLPYSFPDNHQRNMISSSPSSMSSSESTNISPVPQFSEYIENPFYDMAPNNSYGHSQNECYNVDSTSYQDMENLSSAAPVTAMGGSTGPAGDNYCAQNNWLSDDLGCCLWNMDDLWQLKQSQERCTQI, encoded by the exons ATGTGTTCCCTGTCTAAGAGTACAACTACAAGCAGTTGTAGTGATGATGATGCTGCAGGTGGTGAGCTCAGGAGAGGTCCCTGGACTGTTGAAGAAGATTCTCTTCTTGTTCATTACATTGCTGCTCATGGTGAAGGCCGATGGAACTTGCTAGCGAAACGTTCAG GATTGAATAGAACTGGCAAGAGTTGTAGATTGAGATGGCTCAACTATCTTAAACCGGATGTTAAACGAGGAAATCTTAGTCCAGAGGAACAGCTCTTGATTCTTGAGCTTCATTCCAAGTGGGGCAACAG GTGGTCAAAGATTGCACAACATCTTCCGGGAAGAACAGATAATGAAATCAAGAACTACTGGAGAACAAGAGTACAAAAGCAGGCCCGCCATCTGAAGATAGACTCCAACAGCAGTGAGTTTCAAGAACTAGTTCGCCGTGTCTGGATTCCTCGGTTGCTTCAAAAGGTACAAGGAAATATCGCATATTGGGACTCATCAGAACATGACAATTTAGCTGAAATTCAGGCAGCAGTTAGCAGTTCACTGGCAGCAAAACAACCGCAACAGTTACCATACAGTTTTCCGGATAATCATCAGAGAAACATGATTAGCAGCAGCCCATCAAGCATGTCTTCATCAGAATCCACGAATATCTCTCCAGTCCCTCAATTTTCCGAATACATAGAAAATCCCTTTTATGACATGGCTCCCAACAATTCCTATGGTCATTCTCAAAATGAATGTTACAATGTTGACAGCACTAGTTATCAAGATATGGAAAATTTGAGCTCAGCAGCACCTGTTACAGCGATGGGCGGCTCTACAGGGCCAGCTGGTGATAACTACTGTGCACAAAACAATTGGCTGAGTGATGATCTGGGATGTTGCTTGTGGAATATGGATGATCTCTGGCAATTGAAGCAATCGCAAGAAAGATGCACTCAGATTTGA
- the LOC113767930 gene encoding uncharacterized protein LOC113767930 codes for MAAKVAISSALVTKFAPSHKLLSPSSQPNAFSSSKRRQNSVQISAKLGGEEGEVKQGGKKKFITKEEEPTEYWQTAGEREGENPMKTPLPYIIIFGMSTPFVILAIAFANGWIKVPAR; via the exons ATGGCAGCCAAGGTGGCAATTTCTTCTGCTCTAGTCACAAAATTTGCACCATCCCACAAGCTCCTGTCTCCATCTTCTCAACCTAATGCTTTCAGCTCATCAAAGAGAAGGCAAAATTCTGTCCAAATATCTGCAAAATTGG GAGGAGAGGAGGGAGAAGTCAAGCAGGGAGGGAAGAAGAAATTCATCACTAAAGAAGAAGAACCAACAGA GTATTGGCAGACAGCAGGAGAAAGGGAAGGGGAGAATCCCATGAAGACGCCTCTACCTTACATTATCATATTTGGTATGTCGACACCCTTTGTAATCTTGGCCATTGCTTTTGCTAATGGTTGGATAAAGGTCCCAGCTCGATGA